GAACGACTTTTACCGCCTAAACTATTTGGATGTTACCGACAATTATGTAAACAACATTCGATGATAGCGCCTGAGGACTTGGTGAATGGCAATTTTGGTTTTACTCTAGATGCACTACAGCAAAAAGAGTTAGCCTGGTCCAGCGGTGTTGAATTAAATACTGGGAAAGAAATCTATTTTCCCAGTTCGTTAATTGATCTAGATTCCCATATACTAAACGACAATCGATTAGGCTGTTTCCCAGCGACATCGAATGGCCTGGCTTCCGGTAACTCTTTAGACGAAGCTATTTGTCATGGTATTTTCGAGGTGATAGAGCGACACTGTTGGGCGCTTGCCGAACACTCTGCTCCACGCTATATCGATAGTGCAACTATTAAGGCCACACATCTGCTGGCTCTTTTAAATAAGGCGAATAGCGACTCCATCCAGTTTAAAATTTGCGAGCTGACTACTGAGCTTGGGGTACCGGCTTATAGCGCAGTCCTTTTTGATAGGAGAGGAACTCGACAGCTGGATTTTTTTATTGGCGCAGGGGCCCATTTGTCTAGTGTGGTTGCCTTATCTCGTGCGGTAACAGAAGCTATCCAATCGAGACTTACTATGATCTCTGGTTCAAGGGATGATATTTTTCCTGCTAACTATCAATTTAAGAAAAAATTTACGCGTAATGACACAGCAGGTTTTCATTCAAAGCATCAAGCAGCATTTGTAGAAACGAAGGTTCCTGATGATTTTACTCGCTGTATTGATGAATTACTGCAACGACTGAAGCAACAAGGCTTCGAGCAAGTGATTGTGTATAATCATACGCGTAGCGAGTTAGGTATTCCTGTCGTTCATGTCATTATTCCTGGGATGGCTTTTGACTGGTTTAAGCACAAAACACAAGCGTATGTCCCTGATTTTTTTTGTGAACACGCACGATGAGTGAGATGATTGACTTAGGTGGCACGGTGCGTGCGGTCAGCGCTGAAAAAACCTTAATGAACATTGAGCCTATGCTCTGGGACAAATTTGGTATTACTCGAGTGGCCAATGTCACAGGATTAGATGATATTGGTATTCCTACCTATATTGCTATTAGACCTGGTGCTAAATTGTTAACCACAGCTCAGGGAAAAGGCATTACTCACGAGCTGGCTAAAGTTTCTGCCATGATGGAATCGATTGAGGGGTGGCATTGTGAACGTATGGCTCCTCCTGCTTTATTTGGTTCTTATCAGAAACTGAATGATCATTATCCTATGCTGACCTTGAGCCCCCATATTAATCATGGTCCTTTTGCCTGGGGGGACATCCAATCCTTGGCCATGCCCTGGGGAAAAGGCAGGGAACTTATTAGCAATCAGGAAATACATTTTCCCTATACAACATTTTATGTAAATACCACTTTTTTTCAGCCCGGATATCGCTATTTTCCGCCAACAACTAATGGCTTGGCCTCTGGAAATACGCTTGAGGAAGCGATTTGTCATGGGGTATTTGAAGTGTTAGAGCGTGAATTTACTGTAGAAAATTTATTTGTATCACAATACAACCAAGTCGATTTAACCAGCATCACCTCGCCACATTTGCTTGCTTTAATTAACAGTATTCAACGTAAAAATCTTCGCTTAGAAGTTTGGGATATAAGTACCAAAATGAATATTCCCGCTTATCTCACTATTTTGCATAATCCCGATGAAATAAGAAATGTGGGAATGATGATGGGAACCGGGGCTCATTTTTCTAGTGTGGTCGCCCTATCACGCGCTATTACCGAGGCGATTCAGGCCCGTTTAACTATTATTTCAGGTTCACGAGACGATCAGACTCCGCGCGTATATAAAAAGATAAAAGGAGTTCGCGGTGATTATGATAAGATGTTTGCAAAAACCAGCATGCACAAGACACCATTTATTGAAACCAAGCTTCCGAAGGATTACAGTTTCTCTCAATGTCTTAAAGACTTATTAAACATTGTAAGAGAACATGGGTTTGAGCAAGTTATTGTTTACAATCACACCCGTGATGATATTAATATTCCGGTGGTGCATGTAATGATTCCAGGACTACGTTATCTGCATGGGACTTGTTTTTCTTGCTCTTTATCCCGAGTATCTTAAGTGAGGCAAGAGATGTCAGCATATGAAACACACGTTTTTTTGGGACCTACGCTTGATTTGCAGACAGCTAAAAGCTATTTAAACGATGCCCATTATCATCCACCAGTTCAGTGTGGCGATATGATTCGCTTATTACGATTGCAACCCAAGCGAATTATTTTGATTGATGGATTATACGAACAAGTACCGGCTGTGTGGCATAAAGAAATCATGCTGGCACTAGAACAGGGGATTGAGGTTTATGGTGCAGCTAGTATGGGGGCGTTGCGTGCCGCCGAATTGCATCGATACGGGATGATTGGTATAGGCAAAATATTTCAGGACTTTGCCACCAATCAACTAACTGATGATGATGAGGTCGCTGTATTACACCAAGATATTGCTCAGGGCTCATTACCATTAAACGATGCTATGGTGAATATTCGTGAAACATTAGCTCAGGCTTATCAAGCAAAAATCATTAGTAGTCCTATGCAACAAGCATTATTAACGCACTGTAAATCGCAATTTTATTTCAATAGATCATTAAAACGCGCCATCATGCAAATGGATGCTGAGTATCAAGAAGAGCGCCTTAATCTATGTGATTGGTTGAATCAATATGGCATCATTGATGTAAAACGTCAGGATGCTATTGCTGTGCTGGAATATGTACAGAAAGCTCCTCTGCCGCTAACCGATAGGCAGCCGAAACAAGGAAAAACTGGTGCGATACCCTATACGAAGTTTATTGCCTCTTTGGTGGATGATGTAGTGGCAACAGCTTTTTCAACGGTGCAATCATGGTTTCCTGATAAGGAAAAAACACTTACTTTATTGTCTCTGCAAAATCCAGAGACTTACCACTTAATCACCGAATTGGCTAGGCTAATTAAAAATGCCTATTCTGTGATTAATGCAGAAGAGCTATTAGACAACGACACGCACTACCTGCATTATATAGAAGAGCATCAGCTTTATTTCCCCCCAAAGTTGTATCAATTTTTTAGTCATCATCAAGAGTTGTCTGCATTATATTTCTGGATGTTGCATTACACCTGTTTAGGAAATATCACGGAGCAAATAATAAAAAGTTATTTGCCTGCTATGGCGTTTTATTTTGATTGTGACGTTATCTTGGACTCTCAATCTAATCTAGAGTTATTATCCTACACCTTACTGTTTATCTTATTGCTGCATCAACAGCTCAATGACGAACAATTAGCTATAAAACGAAGCATCTTTGAAGAGCATTTACAGGAAATTCATTTTTGGCGGCGATATAAGCAGCATAAAGGAAGAGATGATGCGCATGATTCCTCGTCTGAGGTGCTTGATATTAAGCGAGCCTTGGATTTTGTCATGATTTATATGAAAATCACCTACATCCATCATGGAGTGAAAGATTTTAAATTGGGTTTAGCTAAAATACCCAATTATTTTCATTGGGTTTATGATGCAATGACGCTTTATGCGCAAACGGATTGTTGAGTACCTAATATGTTCCATTTTCAATCCTATGGTTTAACCTTACGTAGTAGCATCTTGTTGCCAGGATATAAACATCTTGAGTTTATGGAAGCGCTAAAGATTGATGCAGAAATTATTGAGGGAAAAGTATCCTCTAAAGGGATTAACAATCCTGTAGAGCAAGGGCTTTTTTTTCAAGTCAATCCTAATGAAATATGGTTTAACATACCGAATGTGGCTCGTTTTTTGGTGCAAAATGGTGAGTGTATTATTATGGAGCCTAAATTAGGGGTCGATGAAAATACGCTGGCTTTATTTTTGAGTGATCCTTGTTTGGTTGCCTTATTAATGCAACGCGGTTTATTTGTATTGACCGGTAGCGTGTTACAAATCAATGACACTGCGATTGCTTATTTAGGCGAACATTGCTCAGGAAAATCATCAATTGTTGCGGCTTTAATGCAACAAGGGTATTCGCTAATGTCTGATGGATTATGTGTAGTAAACCAGGATGGTTTGGTTTTCTCGGGGCCTGCTCATATTGAATTATGGGAGGACCGTATAAAGTCTCTTGATATTCCTCTGCATGGGTTACAAAATATAAGGCCTGGGCTGAAAAAATATCGATTGCCTATTCACGAATCATTTTCTACTCACCCTTTACCATTAAAGAACGTCTATGCCATCAACTTACAGAAAGTGACCTTATTACACTCTAAGAATTTAACCGGCAGTGAAAAAATTAATTTTTTGCAAAAAAATATTTATAACAAAACTTTTTTGTCTGGCCTCAAGAAAAACCAGTTATATTTTAATTACTGTGCACGTTTGGCTCGGCAAATCCAAATGGCTTTAGTTACATTCAACGTAATGGAGTTTAATACACAGGACATGATTGCTTGTATGTTGGAGTCTGCTAATGGCTAGTGACAGCGGCATAGTATGGTTAGCCTCTTATCCCAAATCAGGTAACACTTGGTTTAGAGTGTTTTTGACGCATATTTTAAAGGGAAACTCCCTCGCTCTGAGCTTGAATAAGCATACACTTGTCGGTACAGGCTCTGCTGCGCGTTTTGTCATGGATAAAGCCTTGGGATTTGACAGCCGGTTATTGCTTGATGAGGAACTTGCAGACTTACGGCCCGCAATTTATACCTGGCATGGACAACAACCAGGAGTGCAATATTTTAAAATCCATGATGCTTACCATGAGCCATCTAAGGGCGTTCCTATAGTCCCCAAAGAAGGAAGTCTTGCGGTCATTTATTTTATCCGTAATCCTCTCGATGTGGTGATTTCTTTTGCTCATCATATGAATAGTTCTATTGATGATGCAATTAAGATGATGAACTCTCCCCTTTTGGCATTAAAAGGGGCGGCAGCAAAACCAATGTCACAAGCTCGTCAGCTTTGTTCTTCCTGGTCATTCCACGTAGATAGTTGGACTACAGCATGTGATACTAAGCTATTAGTATTGCGTTATGAAGATATGCATGCATCTCCCTTCGCGACCTTTTCTCAGGCTCTGGATTTCTTACAGTTGCATGTTGATGCAGAAGCTATTGTGCAAGCGCTAAAACAAAGCCAGTTTGAACAGTTGAGACAGGAGGAGCAACAATATGGATTTAGGGAAAGTGCCGCTGCCAATAGAGCTTTCTTTAGAAAAGGTATTGTTGGGGATTGGGAAAATACGCTGAAGGAGAGCCAAGTAGCGCGTATTATTGCTGATCATGGGACAGTGATGCGTCGTTTTGGTTATTTAGACGAAGACAATCGACCAATTCGCTCTCAAGGGGTATTAAAATTAAAGGAGGGAGCCAATGGAAGCCTCGATTCTTCAGCGTAAAATTCAAAAGCATCCACTCGTCTGTGCAACCGTCATCGATAACGAATTAGTAGTGATGAGTAGTCAGGATAATGTTTATTATCGTATTAATGCATCAGGCATTCAGATCTGGAGTTTTCTTGAATCCCAAATATGTTCTGTGCAAACAGTTGTTGAATTTATTGCTGATTATTATGGTTTAGAGCACAGCCAAGTATTCTCTGATGTGCAATTATTCGTTTTGCTCATGTTGGAGAAAGGCTTTTTGCAGTATGCCGATTAGCTAATTGTCAGCAAACCGTTGTTGTCTCCATCACTTGCTTTATAACCTGATGAGTAATAATACGTGCTTGCTCCACCACTTGCCCTATCTCAATCATTTTAAAATGAGAGCCTTTGACCAGTTCTCCAAGAGCAAATATGCGCGAAGAGCCCGCCGCGTTTGGAGCAAGCACTTGATGGGTCTTGGTATCAATACAAATACCGCCTAGAGGATGTTTTTTTATCAGCTTCTGTTTGAGTAGGTTAACTAGCAGCGGCACTGTTTCAGGATTATTTCCCGAGCCTACTGCAAGAATAATATGGTCACATAAGATGGGTTTTTCTTGTTCTAGCGCAACGGAAAAATGAGTAGGTGTTTTTACAATGTCAGTTAATCCCTTATGAACAGATAATTGTTGTCTCCGCATCATCGCGTAAATGATCTGGGCTTTATTCAAGGGAAAGGAACAAAGGAACGTCGACATTAAGCGAGCATCATTTTGCAAAAAAAGTTGTTGCTGCTCCACGGGAAATTGCGGCCAAAGCCTGAAAGTAATTTGATAAAAACAAGATAATACGGATTGCCAAGCCGTTTTATGCCGCACTGCGTGATGTATTTCATAGCGAATACGCTCTAATGGACTTAGGCTTTGAATTAAATTGATGGTCTTAGAAAGGTCAAGCGCTTCGGGTAAATAGGGTGTTATTTCTTGTTCGAACAAGCTAATTAGCGAGGGTAGTAGAGGTTGCGAATGGCGATGAAGCAACAAATTTTGAATATTAATAGGCGTTAAATACCGCATCATGGGAATAGGATGAGAGCCTCTTACAGAACTTAATAATCCTAATCGTGAAATCATCGTGATTGGTCCTTGATGTTTTTGTTGCCGCAATTTCAGTGCTACATCAATGGCGGTTAAACGGGAGCCAATAATACCCACGTGATAATGGGTTGGCAGATTTTGATACGCCTGCATATCCCAAGGATTAATTTGATAATGGGGAATAAGATGAAGATGGGCGAATAAATTGGAAGGTAAATGACCTATGGCTAAAATGACTTGGGTGACCTGATAGGTCACTTCTTGGTTTTTATGACGAGCATGAATTTGGTAATGAGCTGAATCTATTGGAAAAATATCCAATACATCATGCTCTATACAGGGAATTATCTCTAATGCGTTGCTATTTTGAAGGGTAGCAAATTGCTCTTGAGCATATTGACCAAAATAATGTCGTGCAGGAAATGTTGTTAATTGTTCTTTATATCGTGCAGTTAACCACTGTGAAAAATGGTGATATTTTTCCGGGATTAACGTCATATATTCTTTAGGCAGGTTAATGCAAAAGGCTTCTTCCCTCAAGCTATAAGGCGTTCCCCAGCCAATATCTGAGCTTTTTTCAAATAAAAGGATGTGGATTTTTGTTTCGAGGTTTAACTCATTTAATGCCTGACTCAATTGTAGGCATAAAGACACTCCTGCAGGTCCCCCTCCCACTATAGCTATTTTTATTAAACCAGAGTCATTGAGCATGAGCATTCCTGTTGGCCGTGTGATTATGTCTCTTCTTAACCTCAGAAAAAATATCATCCCAACGAAGTGAGGGAGCTCCAATTTATTGAGAAGTTATGTGATTATAGATTAAGGCATTGTTATTTATATGAAAAGATTAAATATTGCTATGATTTTGTGTAGATTCAATTTTTAAATTTGGGTTAGAATAGCAATCAGGAACTTGCTAGAGGGATATTAAAATGTCACAAAAGACAGAAGAATTTTTAAAACAATGTAGTGAGAATCAGCAAAAGTTAAATGAAAGCGTAGGATATTGTGCCCCATCTCTCGAGGCACTTGATCTCGACGATTTGATTGATACTCGCGGAGGGAGTGCTACCAGTACAACAACGACAGGAGCAGCAGTTGCTGCTGGTGTTTCCGCTGTATTTTAATTCTAGATTTTATTCATAATGCCGCAGTTTCACTTAAAACGTGTCAAAACTCCTATTTTGATGCAGATGGAAACAGTAGACTGTGGTGCTGCTGCCCTTGGAATCATTTTGGCATACCATAGGTGTTATATGCCTCTTGAAGTACTCCGTACCGAATGTTTAGTCGCTCGCGACGGAGTAAGTGTATCTAATCTTATTAAGGCTGCTCGCCGTTATGGAATGGATGCTACTGTTTATCAACAAGGGTTATTTCCAGACATTAAATTGCCTGCCATTTTATTTTGGAATTGCAAACATTATGTAGTTCTTGAAGGAAGTAAAGGGAATAAGGTTTATATCAATGATCCCAAGCAAGGCCGGCAGGTGATTGATTGGCAGATGTTCAACAAGCAGTTTTCAGGAATAGTCATTCAATTGCAAGTAAATGCTGATTTTAGAAAAACCAGCAAGCCCAGACACGGGGCCGTCGATTTATTGCCTTTTTTTCGTGAGCAGCGACGCTCATTAGCCTGGTTGTCTTTGAGTGTTATCATGCTGTCATTGCTTAATGTAAGCCCATTAATTTTTACTAAGTTATTTGTGGATAAAATCGTTTCCCATCATGGGAGCTATAGTACGAGTTGGCTTTTAGCGGTAATGAGTTGTCTATTAATACTGCAGTTGTTGGTGTCCTACAGCAGTAGAAAGTTATTTCGTGTTTTAGAGACACGATTTGCAGTACAGTTGAGTAAAAAACTTATTCATCACTTGTTACACTTACCATTGCGATTTTTTGCTTTTAGACGCGCTGGAGATTTAGTTTATCGCATACAAGCTGTCGATCGTCTCGCTGGGGCGCCATGGTCTGCTTTTTGTTCTATGGTTATTGCCATGAGCCAAAGC
This Legionella fallonii LLAP-10 DNA region includes the following protein-coding sequences:
- a CDS encoding TfuA-like protein, which produces MSAYETHVFLGPTLDLQTAKSYLNDAHYHPPVQCGDMIRLLRLQPKRIILIDGLYEQVPAVWHKEIMLALEQGIEVYGAASMGALRAAELHRYGMIGIGKIFQDFATNQLTDDDEVAVLHQDIAQGSLPLNDAMVNIRETLAQAYQAKIISSPMQQALLTHCKSQFYFNRSLKRAIMQMDAEYQEERLNLCDWLNQYGIIDVKRQDAIAVLEYVQKAPLPLTDRQPKQGKTGAIPYTKFIASLVDDVVATAFSTVQSWFPDKEKTLTLLSLQNPETYHLITELARLIKNAYSVINAEELLDNDTHYLHYIEEHQLYFPPKLYQFFSHHQELSALYFWMLHYTCLGNITEQIIKSYLPAMAFYFDCDVILDSQSNLELLSYTLLFILLLHQQLNDEQLAIKRSIFEEHLQEIHFWRRYKQHKGRDDAHDSSSEVLDIKRALDFVMIYMKITYIHHGVKDFKLGLAKIPNYFHWVYDAMTLYAQTDC
- a CDS encoding PqqD family protein, with the translated sequence MEASILQRKIQKHPLVCATVIDNELVVMSSQDNVYYRINASGIQIWSFLESQICSVQTVVEFIADYYGLEHSQVFSDVQLFVLLMLEKGFLQYAD
- a CDS encoding FAD/NAD(P)-binding protein, with translation MLNDSGLIKIAIVGGGPAGVSLCLQLSQALNELNLETKIHILLFEKSSDIGWGTPYSLREEAFCINLPKEYMTLIPEKYHHFSQWLTARYKEQLTTFPARHYFGQYAQEQFATLQNSNALEIIPCIEHDVLDIFPIDSAHYQIHARHKNQEVTYQVTQVILAIGHLPSNLFAHLHLIPHYQINPWDMQAYQNLPTHYHVGIIGSRLTAIDVALKLRQQKHQGPITMISRLGLLSSVRGSHPIPMMRYLTPINIQNLLLHRHSQPLLPSLISLFEQEITPYLPEALDLSKTINLIQSLSPLERIRYEIHHAVRHKTAWQSVLSCFYQITFRLWPQFPVEQQQLFLQNDARLMSTFLCSFPLNKAQIIYAMMRRQQLSVHKGLTDIVKTPTHFSVALEQEKPILCDHIILAVGSGNNPETVPLLVNLLKQKLIKKHPLGGICIDTKTHQVLAPNAAGSSRIFALGELVKGSHFKMIEIGQVVEQARIITHQVIKQVMETTTVC
- a CDS encoding sulfotransferase domain-containing protein yields the protein MASDSGIVWLASYPKSGNTWFRVFLTHILKGNSLALSLNKHTLVGTGSAARFVMDKALGFDSRLLLDEELADLRPAIYTWHGQQPGVQYFKIHDAYHEPSKGVPIVPKEGSLAVIYFIRNPLDVVISFAHHMNSSIDDAIKMMNSPLLALKGAAAKPMSQARQLCSSWSFHVDSWTTACDTKLLVLRYEDMHASPFATFSQALDFLQLHVDAEAIVQALKQSQFEQLRQEEQQYGFRESAAANRAFFRKGIVGDWENTLKESQVARIIADHGTVMRRFGYLDEDNRPIRSQGVLKLKEGANGSLDSSA
- a CDS encoding YcaO-like family protein — its product is MIDLGGTVRAVSAEKTLMNIEPMLWDKFGITRVANVTGLDDIGIPTYIAIRPGAKLLTTAQGKGITHELAKVSAMMESIEGWHCERMAPPALFGSYQKLNDHYPMLTLSPHINHGPFAWGDIQSLAMPWGKGRELISNQEIHFPYTTFYVNTTFFQPGYRYFPPTTNGLASGNTLEEAICHGVFEVLEREFTVENLFVSQYNQVDLTSITSPHLLALINSIQRKNLRLEVWDISTKMNIPAYLTILHNPDEIRNVGMMMGTGAHFSSVVALSRAITEAIQARLTIISGSRDDQTPRVYKKIKGVRGDYDKMFAKTSMHKTPFIETKLPKDYSFSQCLKDLLNIVREHGFEQVIVYNHTRDDINIPVVHVMIPGLRYLHGTCFSCSLSRVS
- a CDS encoding YcaO-like family protein; protein product: MLDLGGTYRAVSPEETLDKIVPMLWPIFGITRVANITGLDDLNIPTYIAIRPDSKILSTAQGKGVTHELAKISAIMESIESWHAERLLPPKLFGCYRQLCKQHSMIAPEDLVNGNFGFTLDALQQKELAWSSGVELNTGKEIYFPSSLIDLDSHILNDNRLGCFPATSNGLASGNSLDEAICHGIFEVIERHCWALAEHSAPRYIDSATIKATHLLALLNKANSDSIQFKICELTTELGVPAYSAVLFDRRGTRQLDFFIGAGAHLSSVVALSRAVTEAIQSRLTMISGSRDDIFPANYQFKKKFTRNDTAGFHSKHQAAFVETKVPDDFTRCIDELLQRLKQQGFEQVIVYNHTRSELGIPVVHVIIPGMAFDWFKHKTQAYVPDFFCEHAR